One segment of Gordonia terrae DNA contains the following:
- a CDS encoding DUF4190 domain-containing protein: MRTDQPTHPFAPPVTQRHARWPLVNDLDDTELPAAAITPADTRIDASAPVSDSPTPTRIDTAARPVPRSATRVETRLPAREHAALPPVGDFWDLQHAVRSPLVAMSTPVRVVTPSPAPYLTRPVGGRPVAPAASLALTTGLISIPLTLVLGLGAILGLVAVVSGVIGVKQVRRAPAERKGTGRAITGIMTGAGSMVVGGPILLLVLFLAGL; the protein is encoded by the coding sequence GTGCGTACCGATCAACCCACCCATCCGTTCGCTCCGCCGGTGACCCAGCGCCACGCGCGGTGGCCGCTCGTGAACGATCTCGACGACACCGAGCTACCCGCCGCCGCGATCACGCCGGCCGACACCCGGATCGACGCGAGTGCCCCGGTATCCGACTCGCCCACGCCGACCAGAATCGACACCGCGGCGAGACCGGTGCCGCGGTCGGCAACCCGGGTGGAGACCAGACTGCCCGCACGCGAGCACGCTGCACTCCCGCCGGTGGGCGACTTCTGGGACCTGCAGCACGCGGTCCGGTCACCCCTGGTCGCGATGTCCACACCGGTCCGGGTGGTCACTCCTTCACCGGCGCCCTATCTCACCCGGCCCGTCGGTGGTCGCCCTGTCGCTCCGGCCGCATCGCTGGCGTTGACCACCGGTTTGATCTCGATTCCGCTGACCCTCGTTCTCGGCCTGGGCGCGATCCTCGGCCTGGTCGCCGTGGTCTCCGGTGTCATCGGCGTCAAACAGGTTCGCCGCGCCCCCGCCGAGCGCAAGGGCACCGGTCGCGCTATCACCGGCATCATGACCGGCGCCGGCAGTATGGTCGTCGGCGGCCCGATCCTGCTGCTCGTCCTCTTTCTCGCCGGACTGTAG
- a CDS encoding MbtH family protein: MTNPFDDEDGRFYVLVNDENQHSLWPTFADIPAGWTKVFGEDSRAACLEYVEQNWTDLRPKSLIEAMEADKSSDA; this comes from the coding sequence ATGACGAACCCATTCGATGACGAGGACGGCCGCTTCTACGTGCTCGTCAACGACGAGAACCAGCACTCGCTGTGGCCGACCTTCGCGGACATCCCCGCCGGATGGACCAAGGTCTTCGGTGAGGACAGCCGCGCGGCGTGCCTGGAGTATGTGGAGCAGAACTGGACCGATCTCCGGCCCAAGAGCCTCATCGAGGCCATGGAAGCGGACAAGAGCAGCGACGCCTGA